The Porites lutea chromosome 4, jaPorLute2.1, whole genome shotgun sequence genome contains a region encoding:
- the LOC140935352 gene encoding uncharacterized protein, which translates to MSEEVGNHDNADKIQQPASCQKKQPSFTIERRESSFSVASSQAENGRYYLVFLLVVKWFVAVFLFLLMLCCVVASKICLLVLGQQFKNLNLTERSSNDGTSTEAKKQALFLMLILALMIPEGVSIMYASWTSLRRRSRPWPTKKGFITIFIGGFLETVSLCYIVCVMLTVTPISSDAIILLPCSLALCSAVWQVIKSRSQWSTTKGKLKTFKFVIGAFSAAAGASLLVFMYELPLACVLLFLLSIAWSPKLRELQIRKRQNSANESHDENSRMRECKTARGKAAIVISLWKLFLTPLVAVVFAKMYKTVELDRFSAGFKAIDSSNPSLLYFAFHIFASFFGYHFGWLACSLCMQKIGYALPLSLATPITLLITNVKVFCETNTIPLPCTTENLANAKTIAAALLLCLAQFMTTMYYLWKSHGLIIASAYDLFWIPSYNGVCLEQFLLLNRRSKASDDGQNTQQNPTGDDRQYIFICTTMYREEDYEMEQLLRSIHDVANNAAKTKRHYESHIWFDGGVTGQVIADYALQLASLVEETLKVKLSDCCKIMTPYGMQLKWRLQGEMEFTIHLKDNVKVRNKKRWSQVMYMSYVLDHQQNRLNVKCDQSFILTTDADVKFTHESVEALIDQIIEDPGIGAVCARTHPMGSGPIVWYQIFDYAIGHWFQKVANHMFGSVLCSPGCFSLYRCQAVRDVLPTYATKVNHAFDFLTKDMGEDRWMCTLMLQRGWRLTYCAAAVDSTYCPESFDEFYKQRRRWTPSTLANLILLVKEWKLTLRRNEHISFVFIVYQTFLVCSTVIGPSTVILVIVGGMLYSGIGLNEITIVVLLSLVVVGYTLVCLFTSPNFQLKVSKLLTFVFAVIMCIVAVGVAVQISNELQERNTEPTAAPTAQANTTSAYAQKPLEHHLPAGVSTLYLAGLSGIFIAAALLHPKEFTCLLHGVWYLLCLPSGYLLLTIYSLCNLTDRSWGTREGKSASEGGDWCTSVGKSLREILSCCQCCGNPGQSNQFQQPPMQPVVARRGDMIDAACQVNINNNSQSELSEQPSGQTCHGKGMTFGAEGKASSTMNDKDGVRSSADVQNQNLNRRRSGKKPSKKTEAENKLSVLTMYSAAEIPKKVKSMRSTERKGEPEITNNVEFLSDRTAEAKNGKMIQTEYHTVHELSFLRASNEKHLLTRRKTADDKVDLRVESISDLHDSSESSMLVQNKVQRGGTSEPRPSSFSRHHEKEINKSVECSCTDLMEGPDFQGKHECPPKNSENTGDNQQEQDLQPVLDRNEPDGSCRLQLPDGESRPQSRLGGEMSYSNLNTPVEEWLNQLDFSPQSDWAKMFRNHGYDTVGHLCGLLDQELERIGIEARGHRRWLLREIKKIPRVDMEEGIPENVKDWLGELGLEGYWSQFESTGYKEPRDLVDLKRMDKERLKELFNIRKRGHLHRLVLGIEKLQNPDEGQRKIRNTQSKLRRLSLKFLDIHNLDAECEFWEGLLQKCLSPELSAFDQTSKLKEKLIELRNKALMTFGVINVLWMIIILSLVRHKDLKVLGVDIVGLAFLTIYGLIFVLQFLALLGHRFKTVVHVLARVPWRKLNRVSPV; encoded by the exons ATGTCTGAAGAGGTCGGCAACCACGATAACGCAGATAAAATTCAACAGCCAGCTTCATGTCAGAAAAAGCAACCATCATTTACCATAGAAAGACGGGAATCTTCATTTTCGGTTGCGAGCAGCCAGGCCGAAAATGGACGTTATTATCTCGTCTTCCTCTTGGTCGTTAAGTGGTTTGTAGCcgtatttcttttcttgttaaTGCTGTGCTGCGTTGTTGCAAGTAAAATTTGTTTGTTGGTCTTAGGGCAACAATTCAAAAATTTAAACCTAACCGAAAGAAGCAGTAACGACGGTACTTCTACAGAGGCAAAAAAGCAAGCATTATTTCTTATGCTTATTCTGGCTCTGATGATTCCCGAAGGCGTATCTATCATGTACGCTTCATGGACAAGTTTGAGGAGAAGAAGTCGCCCATGGCCAACAAAAAAAGGCTTCATAACG ATATTCATTGGTGGCTTTCTGGAAACTGTTTCTCTTTGTTATATTGTCTGTGTCATGCTGACAGTCACACCAATCAGCTCAGACGCCATTATTCTTCTCCCGTGCAGCCTAGCGCTGTGTTCAGCTGTGTGGCAGGTCATAAAATCAAGATCACAGTGGAGCACCACGAAGGGAAAGTTGAAAACCTTTAAGTTTGTAATTGGTGCGTTTTCTGCTGCTGCTGGTGCTTCATTGTTGGTCTTCATGTATGAG TTACCTCTTGCGTGCGTTCTGCTTTTTCTCCTGTCTATCGCTTGGTCTCCTAAACTGCGGGAACTGCAAATCAGGAAGAGACAGAATTCAGCCAACGAAAGCCATGACGAGAATTCAAGAATGCGGGAATGCAAAACTGCCCGTGGGAAAGCTGCCATTGTCATCTCCTTATGGAAACTTTTCCTAACGCCTTTAGTTGCTGTCGTGTTCGCCAAAATGTATAAAACTGTAGAGCTCGACCGATTTTCAGCAGGATTCAAAGCGATCGATTCATCAAACCCGTCTCTTTTGTATTTTGCCTTTCATATCTTTGCCAGTTTCTTTGGTTACCATTTTGGTTGGCTCGCCTGTTCGCTCTGTATGCAGAAGATTGGATACGCTCTTCCCTTGTCGCTAGCCACGCCCATCACCCTTTTAATAACAAACGTTAAAGTGTTCTGTGAAACGAACACGATTCCTTTACCATGCACAACAGAAAACCTAGCTAACGCTAAAACAATCGCTGCTGCGCTCCTCCTTTGTTTGGCACAGTTCATGACCACTATGTACTACTTGTGGAAAAGCCATGGATTGATCATAGCCAGCGCATACGACCTGTTTTGGATCCCTTCCTACAATG GTGTCTGCCTTGAACAGTTTCTGCTGTTGAACAGACGAAGCAAAGCATCTGATGATGGGCAAAATACACAACAGAATCCCACCGGTGACGATCGACAGTATATATTCATATGTACGACGATGTACCGCGAAGAAGACTATGAAATGGAACAGCTCCTTCGATCGATTCATGATGTTGCCAATAACGCTGCGAAAACTAAACGTCATTATGAGTCACACATTTGGTTTGATGGAGGTGTCACAGGACAGGTTATCGCTGATTATGCGTTACAGTTGGCTTCATTGGTGGAAGAAACATTAAAAGTAAAACTAAGTGACTGCTGCAAAATAATGACCCCCTATGGCATGCAGCTCAAGTGGAGACTGCAGGGTGAAATGGAATTCACGATTCACTTAAAAGACAATGTTAAA GTGAGGAATAAGAAACGTTGGAGTCAAGTGATGTATATGTCATATGTGTTGGATCACCAACAGAATCGTCTTAATG TGAAATGCGACCAATCCTTCATCCTTACAACCGACGCAGACGTTAAATTTACCCATGAATCTGTCGAGGCGTTAATAGACCAGATTATTGAAGATCCTGGGATTGGAGCAGTTTGTGCTCGTACACATCCCATGGGGAGCGGGCCTATAGTTTGGTACCAGATCTTCGACTACGCCATTGGTCACTGGTTTCAAAAG GTAGCAAATCACATGTTTGGTTCCGTGCTGTGTAGTCCTGGTTGTTTTAGCCTCTACCGTTGCCAAGCTGTTAGGGATGTGTTACCGACATACGCTACAAAAGTAAACCACGCTTTTGATTTTCTCACCAAAGATATGG gggaaGACCGCTGGATGTGCACGCTAATGTTACAGCGAGGCTGGCGATTGACATACTGCGCCGCCGCAGTTGACAGCACGTACTGCCCTGAAAGTTTCGATGAGTTTTACAAGCAAAGGCGTAGATGGACTCCATCGACATTGGCCAACCTTATTCTACTTGTGAAGGAGTGGAAGCTGACACTGAGACGGAACGAACACATCTCGTTCGTTTTCATCGTCTACCAaacgtttcttgtttgttccactgttaTCGG ACCTTCTACGGTGATTCTGGTCATAGTTGGTGGAATGCTATATTCGGGCATTGGCTTGAATGAAATAACCATAGTTGTCCTTCTCTCTCTGGTGGTGGTTGGTTACACCTTAGTGTGTCTCTTCACCTCGCCAAATTTCCAGCTGAAGGTTTCCAAGCTACTCACTTTCGTTTTTGCTGTAATCATGTGTATTGTTGCTGTTGGTGTAGCTGTTCAAATCTCAAACGAGTTACAGGAAAGGAACACCGAACCAACAGCGGCGCCAACAGCTCAAGCGAACACAACTTCCGCTTATGCACAGAAACCTCTGGAACATCACCTTCCCGCCGGAGTTAGCACGTTATACTTGGCTGGATTATCCGGGATCTTTATTGCTGCAGCCCTGTTGCATCCTAAGGAGTTCACGTGTCTGTTGCACGGTGTTTGGTATCTCCTTTGTTTGCCTTCTGGATATCTGCTTCTAACAATTTATTCCCTGTGCAATCTAACGGATAGATCTTGGG GAACAAGAGAAGGAAAGTCAGCCTCAGAAGGGGGTGACTGGTGTACGTCCGTTGGGAAAAGCCTGAGGGAAATTCTCAGTTGTTGTCAATGCTGCGGAAACCCGGGACAGTCAAACCAGTTTCAACAACCTCCCATGCAGCCCGTGGTGGCAAGGAGAGGTGACATGATAGACGCGGCTTGTCAAGTTAACATCAATAACAACTCGCAAAGTGAG CTATCCGAGCAGCCATCAGGTCAAACATGTCATGGAAAAGGAATGACTTTTGGTGCGGAAGGAAAAGCTTCAAGTACAATGAATGACAAGGATGGTGTAAGGTCTTCGGCTGACGttcaaaatcaaaatttaaacagAAGAAGGTCTGGTAAGAAACCTTCAAAGAAGACGGAAGCTGAGAACAAACTTTCAGTTCTTACTATGTactcagcggcagaaattccaaaaaaagtaaaatcgaTGCGATCGACAGAGAGAAAAGGCGAACCTGAAATAACAAACAATGTTGAATTCCTTTCTGATCGGACGGCTGAAgcgaaaaatgggaaaatgatCCAGACTGAGTATCACACTGTACACGAACTTTCTTTCTTGCGTGCTTCAAATGAAAAACATTTGTTGACCCGAAGGAAAACAGCAGATGACAAGGTTGATTTAAGAGTTGAATCAATTTCTGATCTCCACGATAGCTCTGAGAGCTCGATGCTTGTACAAAATAAGGTTCAAAGAGGCGGTACCTCTGAACCCAGGCCAAGCAGTTTTTCAAGACATCATGAAAAAGAGATAAATAAATCTGTTGAGTGTTCATGTACTGATTTAATGGAAGGACCAGATTTTCAAGGAAAACATGAGTGTCCtccaaaaaattcagaaaacacTGGTGATAATCAACAAGAACAAGATTTACAGCCTGTGTTAGATCGCAATGAGCCAGATGGATCATGCCGTCTTCAATTACCTG ACGGAGAATCTCGTCCCCAGTCAAGGCTCGGAGGCGAAATGTCCTACTCGAATCTCAACACACCAGTAGAGGAATGGTTAAATCAGCTGGATTTTTCACCACAG TCTGATTGGGCCAAGATGTTTCGCAACCACGGATACGACACCGTAGGGCATTTGTGTGGATTATTAGACCAG GAACTCGAGAGAATTGGCATTGAGGCAAGGGGACATCGCCGATGGCTTTTGAGAGAGATCAAGAAAATCCCACGAGTGGATATGGAGGAAGGCATCCCA GAAAATGTTAAAGATTGGTTAGGAGAGCTTGGTCTTGAAGGTTATTGGAGCCAATTTGAATCAACTGGGTACAAGGAGCCTCGTGACTTGGTAGATTTGAAAAGGATGGACAAAGAACGTCTTAAGGAACTATTTAACATTCGGAAACGAGGTCACTTGCACAGACTGGTTCTTGGGATTGAAAAACTCCAAAATCCTGACGAAG ggcAAAGGAAAATCCGTAATACCCAGAGCAAGCTCCGTCGTCTTTCATTAAAATTCCTGGATATCCACAACTTGGATGCTGAGTGTGAATTCTGGGAAGGTCTCCTTCAGAAGTGTCTTTCTCCGGAACTTAGTGCTTTCGATCAGACCTCCAAGCTCAAAGAGAAACTTATAGAGCTACGAAATAAGGCGCTGATGACATTTGGTGTTATCAATGTCTTGTGGATGATTATCATCCTCAGTTTGGTCAGGCATAAAGACCTAAAAGTGCTGGGTGTAGACATTGTAGGTCTTGCCTTTCTCACTATTTATGGATTGATATTTGTTTTACAGTTTCTAGCTCTGTTGGGACATCGCTTTAAAACTGTAGTTCATGTTTTGGCTCGTGTGCCCTGGAGGAAACTAAATCGTGTTTCGCCCGTGTAA